The DNA region CGATCCGCACCAATTCATCCGCTGCGGCCGTCAGAACAACGCCCCCCTTGATGCGCTCAATCAGTTTCAGATCAAGCCGATCCTCCAGGCGCCTGATCCGGCGCGGGATCGTTGTCTGGTCAACGCGCAGTTTTTCGGCAGCACGGGTGACATACCCCGCCTCGGCCAAGGCGAGGATCAGTTTCAGATCATCCCAATCAAGTCGCTCGCTTGGTCGCATCGACGCCTCCTGCATTTGCGCAGGTCATCCTGCACATTCCTGCATTGAGGCAATATCGCGGAACACGCATGGTGTCGACACCAACACAACAAAGGAAAATACAATGCCAACAATTCGCGTAACCGTCCCGCAATCCGCTTGGTCAAAGGACGAAAAGGCCCAGATCGTTGCAAAGCTCACAGATGGGCTGAACGACGTCGCGGGGACATCCGGCAAGGGCGACATCAAACAATTCATCAACGTGCACATCGAAGAAACCGCCGAAGGTGGTTACGCGATGGGCGGTCAAGTGGTGGGTTGATCCATGGAACTGACGATCACACGCACCATCGACGCCCCGCTTGATAAGGTCTGGGACATTGTCGGGCCGAACTACACATCGGCCGGCGATTGGGCCAGTTCGGTCTACGTGTCTGGCGCCCGCGCCGGCACGCCCAAGGTTGCCAGCGCACCGGCTGCCGGCCGCGTTTGCGAGACGTCGCTCGGGCCCTTCACCGAGACGATCGAGGCCTATGACGCCGACAGGCACACGGTCTCCTACTCTGCCGGGGGGGAAAAGATGCCCGGTTTCATGAAAGGTCTGCGCAACACCTGGAACCTGACGCAAAGCGGCAACGGCACCAAAGCCAGCATGACCCTGCGCGCCGACATCGCATTTCCCATGAATATCCTCATGGGCTGGATGATGAAGATGCAGTTCAAAAAAGCGCTGAACGAGACCATCGATGACCTCAAGGTCTACGCCGAAACTGGCCGTCCGTCGCCGCGCAAGGTCAAGGTCGATGCCTCCAAAAAGGCCATCGCTGCGCGGCACTCCATGGCCTGACGACACCCATTTCTCAAAATACTCGATAAGGAAAATACAATGAAATATGCACTTTCGCTCGCCCTCGCTTTGGCCGTTTCAACGATGGCCCAAGCGCAGCAATTGCCGGACATCCAGGCCGAGCGCACCGCGATGTTCGGCGAGACACCTGCCGTCACATCGGCGGACCCGATCACCGACTATACCTTTGATAGTGGCTACCTTGGCGCGCACATCCACGCGCCGTTGCAATCGATCCAAACGCTTCTATTGCCCATGTCACCGGCTGAAGCGTTCCCCCTTGTTCACTCCGGCAATGCGGATTGGTCGCTCCAGATCGAAGAGTTGACCTGGGATCATTCCGCCTCTGAAACCTCAGGTGAGTTGGGCGTGGGCTCGGTGCGCCGGTGTGACTTCGTCGGTGGAGCGGGCACAGCCTACGAGCGCGTCTTTTCCGTGGAGGAAAACCGTCTGTTCGCCTACGATCTGGACATGGAGCGCAGCACGGTTCCGCTTCCGATTGAGGATTTCTTCGTTATCTGGACGCTGGAAGACAAAGGCGCTGACGGCACACTGGTCACAACCCGCATCTACTACGACGAAGCGCAGGACATGGGTGGTAACGCAGCCGAGGCGGTCGCAGCAGCTCTCGCGGTTGATTTCCGCAACTTCGCCAACATTCACGGCGGCACATACGTCGAGATGTAATTCGGGGGTCGGGGGTCAGACGTCTGGCCCCCGCATCCGTATGGGCTTATGTCGTTGAAGAATGTCTCCTTGATTGATGCCTGAACTGCTGACTCAATTCTGTCTGCACGGAGGGATCGGCGATGAGGGGAGTGCGGCAGGACATACGGACGGCCTTGTTCTACGACGTCCCGCTGGAGCAGAAAGTCCCTCAAGATCACCGGTTGTGGTCGATTGATCGCTTCGTCGATTTGGGCAGCATCGCCACCGATGACGCCGTCCATGCGGCGCGAACGAGGAAGTTCTCCTCGCCGCCACCGCCCAAAACCTCCGCAAACCGGCCAAGATCTTTCCCGCACCGCAGTAAACGCGCGAAACCTGACCAGAAAGGCGCTCGCGCTCCATCCAGTGCGCCACCATCTGCGCCAGCAACGCATTGTTTTTATAAAGAATCCCTACTTTTTGACTATTCTCTGCGAATGTAAGGTCCGACCGAGGTCGAATTCACGGTCGCGCAACCGGACTGCCATTGGAATCGAAGCGTCGCATGCCCACCTTCCGGGCAGAGCCGGTCTATAGTCGCGACATACGTCGACACCTCCTCAGAATGCAGTCGTGATGGAGCGAGCACGGGCTGCTTGTGGGACGTGGCCACAGAACGACATTAGATACCCAGCTCAAATTTTGCGGATTGAGTAGACAGGCCACGACGTTCAGAGGTGTTCGGGGTCACGGACGCACACCTACGCTAGTTTCTCAGGTCAGAAGGGGTTCGCCCTGTTTCGCGTTTGAACGCTTTATAAAATGCGGAGCGGGAGTTGAAGCCGACGTCATAGGCAATCGTCAAGATGGTCTCATCTGTCGTGGTCAACTGTTCGATGGCATCCTTGATCCGCCATCCATTCACCAGGTCAAAGAAACTCTTGTTCAGATGGGTGTTCAGCGCTTGAGACACATAGTGAGACGTGACGCCAATGTGCTTTGCCAGATCCCAAAGTGATAAGTTGGGATCACGGTAGAGGGTGTCTTCGGCCATCGCCGCCTCAACCTTCCGGGCAATGCGTTGCAGCCGTTCGTCATCAAGCGCGGATTTCTCATATTTTCGCGGCTTGGGATCATCGGGCTCCGGGGCGGCGACGACGGGCTGCCGCGTCAGGCCGGGACGCTGCCGCAACCCCCAGACGCCAAGGGCCCAGAACAATCCAAGAAGCGCGATACCGTTCAGCGTCGGCAACCACGTTTCTTGGGTTTCTTCGGCAAAAACACCGGACACAATCGACGCGGTAAAGGCGATACTCACGCTGAGGTAGACCGCCATGCAAATCAAGATCACCCATATCCAAGTTAGTTCTCGGTTTTCGGTGCTGGCGAACACATCCTTTAGACGCGTGCGATAGGCCATGAGGCGGCGGATGATCAGGTAGATGTAAGTGGCTACCATCGCTTTGAACGCAATATCCGCAAGCATAACGGCCAGCGCGATAGCGACAAATCCCAACAAACGCGGGTCATCATCTTCCAATTCGGTGTCTGCAAATCCGTCTGGAAGAAACAAGAGCGACCAGAATGCGAGGACAACCAGAACAATCGGGATCACGTGATACGGCAATTTCGGGATACGTTCCGTTTGGCCTTCTGTTGTCAGCGCCCGCACATAGACCCAAAGAAGAAACGGAAGGGTGATTTCCAGGCCACCGACAATGATGCTGATGCGGAAAAGGATGCCCAAACTATCCGGATCATATGTTCCGGCCAGTGCGGCAACGCCGGTAGAGATCCCCTGGAACAGGAATAACAAGGCAAGGGGCAGATAAACCCCAGTGTCTCGCCGCCTGAGCAGCAGGAGATGCGCGCAAAACAGGCAAATGCCTGCCGTGACGCTGCTGATGGCGATATCCAATGTCATGCGGCAGCCGTTTAACCCTTCGTGTCGATGATGTGATGTGCCCGGCGCGGTGCGGGTGTGCAATCCCGAGCGTCGGGTTTCGGGACAGAGTGGCAGCCATCGCACGTGAGCGTGGTTGGTATCGGGTAGGTGCCGTCCCACGGATGGGCTTGGGCAGCGCAGACGCCGGACTTACTTCGTGGCCGCTGCCCAAGTGTTCATGTGATGGATCAAGATCCCTGCGGTCGGCCATACCTGTTCGAAAGGTATCGGCCGCCTTGTTCAAAGTCCGGCGACGGTGGTCGCGAGAGCCTGGTTCTCCGCCGCAACTCTCTCTTGGACAGCCCTGCAAGCTTGCAGGTTTCCATTGACACAGGCCGCATCAAGCTGATTGCGCGCGGAAATCTCTGCAGGTGTTTCGCAGGCGCAGAGGCCAAGAACGGCCAGGATCATAAGTCTCTTCATTAATGTGTCTTTCTTCTTGGTTTTTCAGATCGCGCTGTCGCGACGTACAATGTTGCGAAAACAGCGCGCGTTTCGGGGTAGGTTCGTTGATCTGTGGTCGGTGAGCGAGGTCGTATCGGAGTCTCCTGCTTGATCGTTTGAACCGATGTCTTGCCCGCCGAAGCGGTTTTGTCGTCCACCCCAATGGGCGGAGACATTGTTTTTCGATAGCTGATAGGGGGGCTAGCCGGCGGTACGCACAGTGACTGCGTTTCGACACCTGTTAGCGCTTTGGCGTTCTCGCTGTCCGCGCGCGTTCACACCGTCAAACAAGAATGGCTGAGGTCGTGGTGTTGGCCTTTCACAGGTCGTGTGAGCTGAAGACGATTCCGACGGGATGGTCGTCGTTTCGGCAAAGCTGACCTCGCGGGCGGCGCAATATCCGCCTTACCTACCGGCGAAATACGTTCTGCTCACGGCTGGTCCCTCGAACACTGTGGTTTCAGGCGAGGCCCCGGGGATACGACCGCGCCGCCGCGCGCAATCTTTTCCGCAATGGATCATTGGGTAAAGCGGCGTCGAATAATTCAATCGTAAATCGCTCATACTCGGCGCACTCACCCACTTGCGGCACCATGTGATTGGGCCGTTTTGCCCGCAAATGCAGCGGGCCACGTCTTGGACAAGGGACCGCCGTATTGCCTTGGCTGATATTCGTCGAATGCGTCATTAAGCGCTCATTAGGCGATTGAAGGTATTGCCTTGTCAGGCGATACTGGCGCAAGCGCCGCATCTGGGGAGTGTCGGTTGTGTGTTAGCGAGTATACCTCGGAGGTTCGTGCGTCATGTCCATCGGCAATCTCAACGGCACCATAGTGCCACTTACAGGCGACGATCTTATCGATGGTCTCGCTAGCGATTTTAAATGGCAGCTTGACGCGACGCGGACGATAGACTGGACGCTTTCCGACGGGTTAAGTGGTGAAACCTGGTACAATCCGGGTGAGTTTATACCGCTTTTTGCAGGTTTATTCGACGGCATCGAGCCATTCATCGACGTCGACTTTAGATACGTTGGCTATCATTCCCATCCAGATGTCGCCATCGCACAAGGGTCCGACATCAATCTGACCTGGGACGATGCCAATGCGCTCTTTTCCAGCCCCAATACCTGGGCTCTGGCGTTTTTCCCGCAGCCAGGTTCTTTGCCCCGTGGAGAGATCTACTTCAATTCAAGAAGTGATCTAAACTATCAATCATCGTATGCGCCTGGTAGCCAAGGTTTTTTTGTTCCCTTGCACGAGGTTGGCCATGCGCTTGGGCTGAAACATCCTTTCGATGATGGCGGGACTGGACGGCCAAATTTTGAAAGCCTGGGGTTGGGAAAGTTCGACCTCGATATGTACACCGTCATGTCTTACAGCGACAACGACACGACTGATCTTGCCTACGATCCCGCGACGTTCATGATCCTCGATGTTTTGACGCTGCAGCATCTTTATGGCGCGAACGCGTCGCAGAATACGGGGAACGACAGCTACACTCTGGTTCGCGACGATCTCTATGACACGATTTACGACGCTGCAGGTCGCGACGCCATTGATCAGTCGAGCGCTCTGGAAGGCTGGTATATCGAGCTTCCTGATGTGTATTTGTCCACTGTGGTGGATACGAGGGCTGGCATGGCAATGTCCATGGCGGCGTCAGCGCTGGCCGTGCCAACTGACCTGACATGGCTGGCGGGCGACATCGAAGATGCGACCGGTAGCGGGTTTGCCGACATCATCTTCGGATCCGGACTTGCCAACGATGTGTCTGGTTTGGGCGGCGACGACATCTTGTCGGGCGAAGCGGTCGACTGGAATTATGATGAAATCGCAGGACAGGTCGTGCGGCTCTACCAGGCGACGCTTGACCGGTTGCCGGACCTGGCCGGTCAGGCATTCTACACGGACGCGCTCGGGAAGGGTGCACCGCTGGCGGGGCTGGCGGCGAACTTCGCGGCCTCGCCGGAGTTTATCGCCGCCTATGGCGCAACCTCAAACGCAGATTTCGTCTCGCTTCTCTACAACAACGTGCTCGACCGAACGCCGTTGCAGTCAGAGGTCAATTTCTACGCGAACCAACTCGCAGGTGGCGTCCCTCGTGAGAACATTGTTGTGAACTTCTCGGAAAGCCCGGAATTCGTTCATAAGTCGTTGCCCGATGCGCTTGGATTTAGTGTCGCGGCCAAGGCGGCGGACGTCTCTGACGATGTCGTGCGGCTCTATCAGGCGTCGCTGGACCGGTTGCCGGACGCCGCCGGTTTTGAGTTCTATGTCGACCTCCTTGCAGGTGGTACCGACCACCTCACGGTCGCGCAGGGCTTGGTGGCCTCGCCCGAGTTCCAGAGCACCTACGGTGCGCTGTCTGACGCCGACTTTATCGGCCTGCTTTACAACAACGTGCTGGGACGTATGCCAGCGCCGACGGAAGTCGCGTTCTACGAGACCCAGATGGCGGGCGGTGCGTCCCGGACCGCGGTCCTCGTGGGTTTTGCGCAAAGCCCGGAGTTCCAGGCAAGCTTCGCGCCCACTGTCGAGAGCTGGCTCAAGAGCCAAGGTGTCAACGACACGCTCGACGGGGGGACCGGCAACGATGTGCTTATGGGTGGTCTGTGGGCAGACGAGTTCCGGTTCTCGGCAAGTGACGGTGGGGTCGACAAGATCCTGGATTTTGAGATGTGGGATACGATCATTCTTGATGGCTTTGGCTTCGCCACCACGGCAGCTGCCGCAAATGCCTTTACTCAGCAGGGCAACGATGCCGTGCTCGTCCACGGCAATGGCGAAATCCACCTCCTTGGCTTCAGTGCCGCAGACCTGACGTCTGACGAATTCCAGTTCGCGTGAGTTACGTGACAGACGCGTGGGCCAGCACCGGCGGTGATCCTGTCAACGGTGCTTCACGGCGCATCGCGGGGCACCGGTATGACCTGATCGGGAGTGTCGTCGATGAAAACCGTCTTCAGAGGGGCAGGGCGGTTTCGTAGCGTCAGACAGTGACCCGCTCTGCCTTTCGCTCCTTCAAAACCAGCCCTGAGATCACCCGTCTAGCCGTGATGGACGACGTTCGGTTCCTGTGTTCTTTGCGTGGCGACGACGACTTGCCGCTATGAGCGGGTGCAGTGCGGTCAGCCATGAAACTATTCGGTATTGGGTGCGCAAATGAGGTATGCGCCAAGACATTCGGACGTAGACGGGGCCTCAAGTCATAAGATGCGGCGTCGCATCAGAGGCGCGCTTGAGAGCCCGGCTGGCCGTTTTGGCCAAGCTATTCAGATGTGCGCCATCTCGTGAGGCGAATGATTTTGAAGTTCTGCAAATCGCGTTGAAGGATGGGTGTTGACCCTGCCATCAATGAAAATCCCTGGACTTCGGGATTACGCGCACGTTGCGTGGATGCCCATGAGTGCCGTGTGGCAAGGCGCGTTTGACCTCGTCTGCGCGCGCCAGGGGGGGCTCCATGATGTCGTTTGACAGCCGCTCCAACGCATCGCTGCGATCTGCGAGGTGATGGGCGACCACATGGATCACATCGTCACTGCGCTGCACAACACCGCGCACATCAATGATCCGGGCGCCCATGATCACTTTGCGAAACGCCTCCATCACCTTTGGCCAGACCACAAGATTGGCGACACCAATTTCGTCCTCGACAGTAATGAAACAAACCCCTTTTGCGCTGCCGGGACGCTGGCGGATCAAGACAATTCCGGCCAGTTTCACACTCTGGCCATTGCGCATATGCGCCAACGCGCCCGTGTGGTGATAGCCTTGTCTCTCCATACTCTTGCGCAAGAAAGACATCGGATGTGCCTTGAGCGATAGCCGCGTCGTCTGATAATCGGCGACGACATGCTCGCAAATCGGCATTTCGGGCAGGTCAAAACGGATCTCATCCCCCTCATCCTTCTGCTCGGCAAACAGCGGCAAATCCTGTGCGTCGTGAAGCGCGCGCGTTTCCCACAAGGCCTGCCTGCGGTCCAGCATCATGGACCGCATGGCGTCTGCCGCCGCCAGTTTGCGCAGCGATCCGGCATCGGTCTGCGCGCGCTGTCTCAGGTCGATAAGATCGGTAAAGGGCGTGTGCCGGGCCGTGACGATACGATCTGCCACGTCCTGCCGCATCCCGTCGATCTGCCGCTGGCCCAGACGGACGGCAAACTGACCCTGACCTACAGGCTCCAGCGTCGTATCCCACCCACTGTAATTCACATCTGCCGCGCGCACGATCACGCCATGCTCGCGGGCATCGCGGACGATCTGGGCCGGGGCATAAAACCCCATGGGCTGAGAGTTGAGCAAGGCTGCGCAAAAGACATCCGGATAATGGCATTTGATCCAGCTGGAGATGTATACCAGATGCGCGAAGCTGGCCGCGTGGCTTTCGGGGAACCCATAATCCCCAAACCCCTTGATCTGGTTGAAACAGCGATGCGCAAATTCCGGATCATAGCCGCGGTTGATCATGCGGCTGACCATTTTCTCCTCAAGTTCCCCGATTGTCCCCTTTGATCGGAATGTCGCCATCGCTTTGCGCAGCTGGTTGGCCTCATCCGGGCTGAATTCGGCGGCGACCATGGCAAGTTTCATGGCCTGTTCCTGAAAGATCGGCACGCCCTTGGTGCGCGACAACACCTTGCGCAATTCTTCGGGGTCATGGGGCGGTTTGGGGGATGGGTAATCTTCGGGCTCCTTGCCTGCACGTCTGCGCAGATAGGGATGCACCATGTCCCCCTGGATGGGCCCGGGCCGCACGATGGCGACCTGAATAACCAGATCATAGAATTCGCGCGGCTTCAGGCGGGGGAGCATGTTCATCTGCGCCCGACTTTCGACCTGAAAGACACCAAGGCTGTCGCCCTTGCAAAGCATATCGTAGGTCGCGCGATCGCCCTGTTCGATACTGGCAAGGGTCAGCGTGCGCCCATAATGCGCTTTGATCAGGTCAAACGCCTTGCGGATGCAGGTCAGCATACCAAGCGCCAGAATGTCCACCTTCAGGATGCGCAACTCATCAATGTCGTCCTTGTCCCATTCGATGAACGTCCGGTCAGCCATGGCCCCGTTGCCGATGGGTACGGTTTCGTTCAACTTCTTTTCGGTCAGGATAAAGCCGCCAACATGCTGACCCAGATGGCGGGGCATGCCGATCATCTGGTCAGCCAGTTTAATGGTCCGCGCCATCAACGGGTCTTTGAGATCAATGCCCGCTTCCGCCGCCTCCCGCGCGCCGACCTCCCGCCC from Jannaschia sp. CCS1 includes:
- a CDS encoding tautomerase family protein yields the protein MPTIRVTVPQSAWSKDEKAQIVAKLTDGLNDVAGTSGKGDIKQFINVHIEETAEGGYAMGGQVVG
- a CDS encoding SRPBCC family protein, with amino-acid sequence MELTITRTIDAPLDKVWDIVGPNYTSAGDWASSVYVSGARAGTPKVASAPAAGRVCETSLGPFTETIEAYDADRHTVSYSAGGEKMPGFMKGLRNTWNLTQSGNGTKASMTLRADIAFPMNILMGWMMKMQFKKALNETIDDLKVYAETGRPSPRKVKVDASKKAIAARHSMA
- a CDS encoding SRPBCC family protein, coding for MKYALSLALALAVSTMAQAQQLPDIQAERTAMFGETPAVTSADPITDYTFDSGYLGAHIHAPLQSIQTLLLPMSPAEAFPLVHSGNADWSLQIEELTWDHSASETSGELGVGSVRRCDFVGGAGTAYERVFSVEENRLFAYDLDMERSTVPLPIEDFFVIWTLEDKGADGTLVTTRIYYDEAQDMGGNAAEAVAAALAVDFRNFANIHGGTYVEM
- a CDS encoding helix-turn-helix domain-containing protein, producing the protein MTLDIAISSVTAGICLFCAHLLLLRRRDTGVYLPLALLFLFQGISTGVAALAGTYDPDSLGILFRISIIVGGLEITLPFLLWVYVRALTTEGQTERIPKLPYHVIPIVLVVLAFWSLLFLPDGFADTELEDDDPRLLGFVAIALAVMLADIAFKAMVATYIYLIIRRLMAYRTRLKDVFASTENRELTWIWVILICMAVYLSVSIAFTASIVSGVFAEETQETWLPTLNGIALLGLFWALGVWGLRQRPGLTRQPVVAAPEPDDPKPRKYEKSALDDERLQRIARKVEAAMAEDTLYRDPNLSLWDLAKHIGVTSHYVSQALNTHLNKSFFDLVNGWRIKDAIEQLTTTDETILTIAYDVGFNSRSAFYKAFKRETGRTPSDLRN
- a CDS encoding DUF4214 domain-containing protein; the protein is MSIGNLNGTIVPLTGDDLIDGLASDFKWQLDATRTIDWTLSDGLSGETWYNPGEFIPLFAGLFDGIEPFIDVDFRYVGYHSHPDVAIAQGSDINLTWDDANALFSSPNTWALAFFPQPGSLPRGEIYFNSRSDLNYQSSYAPGSQGFFVPLHEVGHALGLKHPFDDGGTGRPNFESLGLGKFDLDMYTVMSYSDNDTTDLAYDPATFMILDVLTLQHLYGANASQNTGNDSYTLVRDDLYDTIYDAAGRDAIDQSSALEGWYIELPDVYLSTVVDTRAGMAMSMAASALAVPTDLTWLAGDIEDATGSGFADIIFGSGLANDVSGLGGDDILSGEAVDWNYDEIAGQVVRLYQATLDRLPDLAGQAFYTDALGKGAPLAGLAANFAASPEFIAAYGATSNADFVSLLYNNVLDRTPLQSEVNFYANQLAGGVPRENIVVNFSESPEFVHKSLPDALGFSVAAKAADVSDDVVRLYQASLDRLPDAAGFEFYVDLLAGGTDHLTVAQGLVASPEFQSTYGALSDADFIGLLYNNVLGRMPAPTEVAFYETQMAGGASRTAVLVGFAQSPEFQASFAPTVESWLKSQGVNDTLDGGTGNDVLMGGLWADEFRFSASDGGVDKILDFEMWDTIILDGFGFATTAAAANAFTQQGNDAVLVHGNGEIHLLGFSAADLTSDEFQFA
- a CDS encoding error-prone DNA polymerase, which encodes MPEMDNQRPRRTIEEGGFKPNPKADYVELGLTTCFSFLHGASDAVDLATTAHGLGYDKLGCADLNTMAGVVRLHAEALKAQITPVIGCRLRLVTGEDFLAYPRDRAAYGRLCTLLSKGKMTDVDGAWQAKGACDITLDDLAGHSKDVQLIALPGPRLDHFEAGFKRLIRALPTLRHIAVSYLYEGDDRARINRLDRLAQAHGLGIMATNDVRYHAPDRRPLQDVMTCILHKTTIQKAGFLLNANAERHLKSPAQMIQLFAQWPHAIRATRAIADACTFDLRELAYEYPKETVPEGRTPQGYLEELTWKGAARRYPDGIPDAISTTLRKELALIKKMDIPQYFLTIEQIVDYARHKCDPPILCQGRGSAANSAVCYVLGITAVDPNTNDLLFERFISEERKEPPDIDVDFEHERREEVIQHIYNRYGRDRAALCATVIHYRPRMAVREVGKVMGLSEDITSALAKTIWGSWGREVGAREAAEAGIDLKDPLMARTIKLADQMIGMPRHLGQHVGGFILTEKKLNETVPIGNGAMADRTFIEWDKDDIDELRILKVDILALGMLTCIRKAFDLIKAHYGRTLTLASIEQGDRATYDMLCKGDSLGVFQVESRAQMNMLPRLKPREFYDLVIQVAIVRPGPIQGDMVHPYLRRRAGKEPEDYPSPKPPHDPEELRKVLSRTKGVPIFQEQAMKLAMVAAEFSPDEANQLRKAMATFRSKGTIGELEEKMVSRMINRGYDPEFAHRCFNQIKGFGDYGFPESHAASFAHLVYISSWIKCHYPDVFCAALLNSQPMGFYAPAQIVRDAREHGVIVRAADVNYSGWDTTLEPVGQGQFAVRLGQRQIDGMRQDVADRIVTARHTPFTDLIDLRQRAQTDAGSLRKLAAADAMRSMMLDRRQALWETRALHDAQDLPLFAEQKDEGDEIRFDLPEMPICEHVVADYQTTRLSLKAHPMSFLRKSMERQGYHHTGALAHMRNGQSVKLAGIVLIRQRPGSAKGVCFITVEDEIGVANLVVWPKVMEAFRKVIMGARIIDVRGVVQRSDDVIHVVAHHLADRSDALERLSNDIMEPPLARADEVKRALPHGTHGHPRNVRVIPKSRDFH